Proteins found in one Ptychodera flava strain L36383 chromosome 16, AS_Pfla_20210202, whole genome shotgun sequence genomic segment:
- the LOC139114604 gene encoding adenosine deaminase-like — MKGLEPANLPQILDRFKTFMPTVVGDGEGIERIAYELCQFQAENKVVYFETRYSPQLLANCNVALEWGQKPGNLTPHDVVLSVNEGLRKGCEDFGVKANSILCCFQHRPEWSAEVLSLCREFQDRGVVGMDIAGYETVPFDPLHIQAFQEAARCGIHRTAHAGESSSAEAVREAVDKMNVERLGHGYLVLQDEELYQRVKKMNIHFEASLISSYYTGVCKLENFDNHPVKRFAEDDVNFSLSTDDPGVFLCTFDDEFDLAFDKVGLNEAQITKSIFNAARSAFLPEAEKRDLIEQLMKEYNAS; from the exons ATGAAAGGCTTGGAACCAGCAAACTTACCACAGATCCTGGATCGTTTCAAAACATTTATGCCAACTGTCGT GGGTGATGGAGAAGGAATAGAGAGAATAGCGTACGAGTTATGTCAGTTCCAGGCCGAAAACAAAGTGGTCTACTTTGAGACCCGCTATTCACCACAGCTGTTGGCCAATTGCAACGTTGCCCTTGAGTGGGGACAGAAACCAGGGAATCTAACACCGCATGATGTGGTTCTTTCTGTAAACGAAGGCCTACGTAAGGGATGTGAAGATTTTGGAGTGAAAGCCAATTCTATTCTCTGTTGCTTTCAACATAGACCAG AATGGTCAGCTGAAGTATTGTCATTATGTCGTGAATTTCAAGACAGAGGAGTTGTCGGAATGGACATTGCAGGATATGAGACTGTCCCTTTTGATCCTTTGCATATTCAAGCATTCCAG GAAGCCGCTCGCTGTGGCATCCACCGAACTGCCCATGCTGGAGAGAGTTCTTCTGCAGAAGCAGTCAGAGAGGCGGTCGACAAAATGAATGTTGAGAGACTGGGTCATGGATACTTAGTGCTACAAGATGAGGAATTGTATCAGAGAGTGAAGAAGATGAACATTCACTTTGAAGCAAGTTTGATATCCAGTTATTACACTGGAGTTTGCAAGCTAGAAAACTTTGATAATCATCCTGTGAAGAG GTTTGCAGAAGACGATGTGAATTTTTCTCTGAGCACTGATGACCCAGGTGTGTTTCTGTGCACATTTGATGATGAATTTGATCTGGCATTCGATAAAGTTGGACTCAATGAAGCACAAATCACAAAATCg ATATTCAATGCAGCCAGATCAGCGTTTCTACCAGAAGCAGAGAAGAGGGATCTGATTGAGCAGCTGATGAAAGAATACAACGCATCTTAA